The following are from one region of the Sandaracinus amylolyticus genome:
- a CDS encoding low temperature requirement protein A — protein MSHEASLHEPMQARDPHEPHRVATPLELLFDLCFVVAIAQAAARLHHDLAEAHVGHALAGYAMVFFAIWWAWVNFTWFASAYDTDDVAYRLATFTQIAGVLVLAAGVPRAFDQGDFMIVVVGYVIMRIALVAQWLRAARSDPERRATALTYATGVVLCQIGWIAIQFTPQPLPVIGWVVLAACELAVPVVAERRGETPWHAHHIAERHGLLTLIVLGESVLATINAIQSALADEHAFATLWPIVVGGLLTIISMWWLYFERAVVASSRDSFRWGYGHYLVFASAAAVGAGLAVGVDATVGHAHVGALGAGLAVSVPVALFVLATWAIQLRAHEHGALERATCPVCVLLVLGCALTPWPALAIGIVLAATVALRIAIAARRAD, from the coding sequence GTGTCCCACGAGGCCTCGCTCCACGAGCCGATGCAGGCGCGCGATCCCCACGAGCCACATCGGGTCGCCACGCCGCTCGAGCTGCTCTTCGATCTCTGCTTCGTCGTCGCGATCGCACAGGCCGCGGCGCGCCTGCACCACGACCTCGCGGAGGCGCACGTCGGGCACGCGCTCGCCGGATACGCGATGGTGTTCTTCGCGATCTGGTGGGCGTGGGTGAACTTCACGTGGTTCGCGTCGGCGTACGACACCGACGACGTGGCCTATCGCCTGGCGACATTCACGCAGATCGCGGGCGTGCTGGTGCTCGCGGCCGGCGTCCCGCGCGCGTTCGATCAGGGCGACTTCATGATCGTCGTGGTCGGCTACGTGATCATGCGGATCGCGCTGGTCGCGCAGTGGCTGCGCGCTGCGCGATCCGATCCCGAGCGTCGCGCGACGGCGCTCACCTACGCGACAGGCGTCGTCCTCTGCCAGATCGGCTGGATCGCGATCCAATTCACGCCGCAGCCGCTCCCGGTGATCGGCTGGGTGGTGCTCGCGGCGTGCGAGCTCGCGGTCCCGGTGGTGGCGGAGCGGCGAGGCGAGACTCCGTGGCACGCGCACCATATCGCCGAGCGGCACGGGCTCCTCACGCTGATCGTGCTGGGCGAGTCGGTGCTCGCGACGATCAACGCGATCCAGTCGGCGCTCGCGGACGAGCACGCGTTCGCCACGCTCTGGCCGATCGTCGTCGGCGGTCTGCTCACGATCATCTCGATGTGGTGGCTCTACTTCGAGCGCGCGGTCGTCGCGTCCAGCCGGGACTCGTTCCGCTGGGGCTACGGGCACTACCTGGTGTTCGCATCCGCGGCGGCGGTCGGCGCGGGGCTCGCGGTCGGCGTCGATGCGACGGTCGGACACGCGCACGTCGGCGCGCTCGGCGCGGGGCTCGCGGTGTCGGTGCCGGTCGCGCTCTTCGTGCTCGCGACGTGGGCGATCCAACTGCGCGCCCACGAGCACGGAGCGCTCGAGCGCGCGACGTGCCCGGTCTGCGTGCTGCTCGTGCTCGGGTGCGCGCTCACCCCGTGGCCCGCGCTCGCGATCGGCATCGTGCTCGCCGCGACGGTCGCGCTGCGGATCGCGATCGCCGCGCGCCGCGCAGACTGA
- a CDS encoding sigma 54-interacting transcriptional regulator yields the protein MPANSRDFGCETVSDTVSCCVTDSIFPLVSARFGPLPGDGVAVVGDALGGPTVIAKVARAAAARMALEREIAITLRLRDRALRRVRAVARDRERTTAILERVEGVTIDVHLTRAPDDATRVVIALLGTLARLHAAGIAHGDLKPEHVLVEDDGTVRVIDLGLATPLGAIARGGTHGYLAPDLLEGAPVSVASDLFALGATLRELALPPTIRAIVDACLDRDAARRPSSAGAAIAALGGIAGAGSTELEASPLDRVRCDEGSIVLVRAAHGSGRTALVHAWVDERVGSGRAIVDVDAAWRSDPWLALARASRVDVDDPARRAGIVAVRIGAPMVIDDADALDDDVRASVVAAARAIAIAQRGALVLVGIDDALARELVPLGAREVHVDPLDERAIARVLSREGARADAATIVEVHAATGGRAGDVARWARDLARHPEARPRDRVPAPQRDEDETLDLGAAERALVRGQPRRAAAIVRAVAPGIDDAPRASPAWARILARAEIDAGRLSDGAAILDALDPDDPGIALDHARVLERLGRHREARDRAGTAMIDLALRARAAVIAATSTLALGDPTEADRIADGALGDASDPAIRARLAALRSDAALRLGDATSALEHAALAEREARASGDPGAIAHAIARSASAYALSGDPHRARDRAVLALSEAERAGDVAALPPYVMNVATTEHALGEIADAITRYERAAELALRLGRLGSRAAALTNLAGLFALAGADADAERVLSAARDAAERAGAAIHVGQTILIDAEVIAHRDPARARERAREAQRAFDGCGAARQALEARLLESELGELDAALAFTRAHESALHDAGLGARAALVVARAQLARGALDEARRAAERAIGDAKSQGDRDLEARALAIAAAIHDRLGTGAGEALRTRAREAIGELAARFPAGLRERFLATPERAAIVRAPQPAATTPARLGEPVRRMIALLGRVLLEPDEQRVLQVALDEAVATTGGERAFLLLRRSKEKRPEVAIARNLDRDTIQKSRFRFSRSVAERVLATGEPLVTASASDDPELRGARSVLDLGLRSILCVPVRAPQGVIGALYLDHRFETARFGDADREMAQALADVIGLALENARLHREARARTQDLARAHEALRIESERKDAELERLTEALARGGAPLEEHGIVGSARSLRAALDVARRVAPSTLPVLIEGESGTGKELFARFVHDRSTRAGRPFVAINCGALPEALIESELFGHVRGSFTGALRDHPGVFRAADGGTLMLDEIGELPLRMQTRLLRVLQEREVHPIGAPSASPIDVRIVAATNRDLEAEVEAGRFRRDLFFRLNGVRLRLPSLRERLEDVPALAEASLAKIANEPGMRRVTLGRSAIAALVAHAWPGNVRELEQALRRAVAIADDDELGAQHFELGGRGGPARADAHRELDRAMVERALRSANGNRTAAARALGISRVTIHRHIERLGIDVPARPGRPRSRGE from the coding sequence ATGCCCGCTAATTCGCGCGATTTTGGATGCGAAACAGTATCCGATACAGTTTCGTGTTGCGTGACTGATTCGATTTTTCCGCTCGTCTCCGCCCGCTTCGGTCCACTCCCGGGCGACGGGGTCGCGGTGGTGGGGGACGCGCTCGGCGGTCCGACCGTGATCGCCAAGGTCGCGCGCGCGGCCGCGGCGCGGATGGCGCTGGAGCGCGAGATCGCGATCACGCTGCGGCTCCGCGATCGGGCGCTCCGACGGGTGCGAGCGGTCGCGCGCGATCGCGAGCGCACCACCGCGATCCTCGAGCGCGTCGAGGGTGTGACCATCGACGTGCACCTGACGCGCGCGCCCGACGACGCGACGCGCGTCGTGATCGCGCTGCTCGGCACGCTCGCGCGGCTCCACGCGGCGGGGATCGCGCACGGCGACCTCAAGCCCGAGCACGTGCTCGTCGAGGACGACGGCACGGTGCGGGTGATCGACCTCGGGCTCGCGACGCCGCTCGGTGCGATCGCGCGCGGAGGCACGCACGGCTACCTCGCGCCCGACCTGCTCGAGGGGGCGCCGGTGTCGGTCGCCTCGGATCTGTTCGCGTTGGGCGCGACCCTCCGCGAGCTCGCGCTTCCTCCGACGATCCGCGCGATCGTGGACGCGTGCCTGGATCGCGATGCGGCACGTCGGCCGAGCTCGGCCGGCGCAGCGATCGCGGCGCTGGGCGGGATCGCGGGAGCGGGATCGACCGAGCTCGAGGCGAGCCCGCTCGATCGGGTGCGCTGCGACGAGGGCTCGATCGTGCTGGTGCGCGCGGCGCACGGGAGCGGGCGCACCGCGCTCGTGCACGCATGGGTCGACGAGCGCGTCGGGTCGGGCCGCGCGATCGTCGACGTCGACGCAGCGTGGCGCTCCGATCCCTGGCTCGCGCTGGCGCGCGCGTCGCGGGTCGACGTGGACGATCCGGCGCGGCGCGCCGGGATCGTCGCGGTGCGGATCGGCGCGCCGATGGTGATCGACGATGCCGATGCGCTCGACGACGACGTGCGGGCCTCGGTGGTGGCGGCGGCCCGGGCGATCGCGATCGCGCAGCGTGGAGCGCTGGTGCTCGTGGGGATCGACGACGCGCTCGCGCGGGAGCTCGTGCCGCTCGGCGCACGTGAGGTCCACGTCGATCCGTTGGACGAGCGGGCGATCGCGCGGGTGTTGTCGCGCGAGGGCGCGCGCGCCGACGCCGCGACGATCGTGGAGGTGCACGCCGCGACCGGCGGGCGCGCGGGAGACGTGGCGCGATGGGCGCGCGATCTCGCGCGTCATCCCGAGGCGCGGCCGCGCGATCGTGTCCCGGCACCACAGCGAGACGAGGACGAAACGCTCGACCTCGGTGCCGCGGAGCGCGCGCTGGTGCGCGGACAGCCGCGGCGCGCCGCGGCGATCGTGCGCGCGGTCGCACCCGGGATCGACGACGCGCCGCGCGCGAGCCCCGCGTGGGCGCGGATCCTCGCGCGCGCCGAGATCGACGCCGGCAGGCTGAGCGACGGCGCGGCGATCCTCGATGCGCTCGATCCCGACGATCCCGGGATCGCGCTCGATCACGCACGGGTGCTCGAGCGGCTGGGACGACATCGCGAGGCGCGTGATCGCGCGGGCACTGCGATGATCGACCTCGCGCTGCGGGCACGCGCTGCGGTGATCGCGGCGACGAGCACGCTCGCGCTGGGCGATCCGACCGAGGCCGATCGGATCGCCGACGGTGCGCTGGGCGACGCGTCCGATCCTGCGATCCGCGCGCGCCTCGCCGCGCTGCGCAGCGACGCCGCGCTGCGACTCGGTGACGCGACGAGCGCGCTCGAGCACGCCGCGCTCGCCGAGCGCGAGGCGCGCGCGTCGGGCGATCCGGGCGCCATCGCGCACGCGATCGCGCGCTCTGCATCGGCCTACGCGCTCTCCGGAGATCCCCACCGCGCGCGCGATCGGGCGGTGCTCGCGCTCTCCGAGGCCGAGCGCGCCGGTGACGTCGCCGCGCTCCCGCCGTACGTGATGAACGTCGCGACGACGGAGCACGCGCTCGGCGAGATCGCCGACGCGATCACGCGTTACGAACGCGCGGCCGAGCTCGCGCTGCGCCTCGGGCGTCTGGGATCGCGCGCTGCGGCGCTCACCAACCTCGCGGGTCTCTTCGCGCTCGCGGGCGCCGACGCCGATGCCGAGCGGGTGCTCTCCGCGGCGCGCGACGCGGCCGAGCGCGCCGGCGCGGCGATCCACGTCGGGCAGACGATCCTGATCGACGCCGAGGTGATCGCGCACCGCGATCCGGCGCGGGCCCGAGAGCGAGCGCGCGAAGCGCAGCGCGCGTTCGATGGGTGCGGCGCGGCGCGCCAGGCGCTCGAGGCGCGATTGCTCGAGAGCGAGCTCGGCGAGCTCGACGCGGCGCTCGCCTTCACGCGAGCGCACGAGAGCGCGCTCCACGATGCCGGCCTCGGCGCGCGCGCCGCGCTGGTGGTGGCGCGGGCGCAGCTCGCGCGGGGCGCGCTCGACGAGGCACGCCGCGCCGCCGAGCGCGCGATCGGCGACGCGAAGAGCCAAGGCGATCGCGATCTCGAGGCGCGGGCGCTGGCGATCGCCGCCGCGATCCACGATCGGCTGGGCACCGGCGCGGGCGAGGCGCTGCGCACCCGCGCGCGCGAGGCGATCGGCGAGCTCGCAGCGCGTTTCCCGGCGGGCCTTCGCGAGCGCTTCCTCGCGACGCCGGAGCGCGCAGCGATCGTGCGCGCGCCCCAGCCCGCGGCCACGACACCGGCGCGGCTCGGCGAGCCGGTGCGCCGCATGATCGCGCTCCTCGGTCGCGTGCTGCTCGAGCCCGACGAGCAGCGCGTGCTCCAGGTCGCGCTCGACGAAGCGGTCGCGACCACCGGCGGCGAGCGCGCCTTCCTCCTGCTGCGCCGCTCGAAGGAGAAGCGACCCGAGGTCGCGATCGCGCGCAACCTCGATCGCGACACGATCCAGAAGAGCCGCTTCCGGTTCTCGCGCAGCGTCGCCGAGCGCGTGCTCGCGACCGGCGAGCCGCTGGTCACCGCGAGCGCGAGCGACGATCCCGAGCTCCGCGGCGCGCGCAGCGTGCTCGATCTCGGGCTGCGCTCGATCCTCTGCGTGCCGGTGCGGGCGCCGCAGGGCGTGATCGGCGCGCTCTATCTCGATCATCGCTTCGAGACCGCGCGCTTCGGCGACGCGGATCGCGAGATGGCGCAGGCGCTCGCCGACGTGATCGGCCTCGCGCTCGAGAACGCGCGCCTGCACCGCGAAGCGCGGGCGCGCACGCAGGATCTCGCGCGCGCCCACGAGGCGCTGCGGATCGAGAGCGAGCGCAAGGATGCCGAGCTCGAGCGACTGACCGAGGCCCTGGCGCGCGGCGGCGCGCCGCTCGAGGAGCACGGCATCGTGGGCAGCGCGCGATCGCTGCGCGCCGCGCTCGACGTCGCGCGCCGGGTCGCGCCGAGCACGCTCCCGGTGCTGATCGAAGGCGAGTCGGGCACCGGCAAGGAGCTCTTCGCGCGCTTCGTGCACGATCGCAGCACCCGCGCCGGCCGGCCCTTCGTCGCGATCAACTGCGGCGCGCTGCCCGAGGCGCTGATCGAGAGCGAGCTCTTCGGCCACGTGCGCGGCTCGTTCACCGGCGCGCTCCGCGATCACCCCGGCGTGTTCCGCGCCGCCGACGGCGGCACCCTGATGCTCGACGAGATCGGAGAGCTCCCGCTTCGCATGCAGACGCGATTGCTGCGGGTGCTCCAGGAGCGCGAGGTGCATCCGATCGGCGCGCCTTCGGCGAGCCCGATCGACGTGCGCATCGTCGCCGCGACCAACCGCGATCTCGAGGCCGAGGTGGAGGCCGGTCGCTTCCGTCGCGATCTCTTCTTCCGGTTGAACGGCGTGCGGCTGCGGCTCCCGTCGCTGCGCGAGCGGCTCGAGGACGTGCCCGCGCTGGCCGAGGCTTCGCTCGCGAAGATCGCGAACGAGCCCGGCATGCGCAGGGTCACGCTGGGCCGCAGCGCGATCGCGGCGCTCGTCGCGCACGCGTGGCCGGGCAACGTGCGCGAGCTCGAGCAGGCGCTCCGTCGCGCGGTCGCGATCGCCGACGACGACGAGCTCGGCGCGCAACACTTCGAGCTCGGCGGGCGCGGAGGACCGGCGCGCGCCGACGCGCACCGCGAGCTCGATCGCGCAATGGTCGAGCGAGCGCTGCGGAGCGCGAACGGGAACCGCACCGCGGCGGCGCGCGCGCTCGGGATCAGCAGGGTGACGATCCACCGCCACATCGAGCGCCTCGGCATCGACGTGCCGGCGCGGCCCGGAAGGCCGCGCTCGCGCGGCGAATGA
- a CDS encoding MopE-related protein — MSLLRIAPVLTALAIVACSAPEPSDAARYAVTACSSEGACAAGETCEDGLCLPTCGESDCPSIAVCLDHACYVEGDGPCASDADCPAEQACVAGACAALPPILDCAATDDCPEGSECDDGICVATEVCVQAELCGNEIDDDCNGIVDDGCASEEPGACVAAELCGNELDDDCNGIVDDGCASEEPGACVAAELCGNEIDDDCNGIVDDGCSSEEPGACVAAELCGNEIDDDCNGIVDDGCAP, encoded by the coding sequence TTGAGCCTGCTTCGAATCGCCCCCGTCCTGACCGCTCTCGCCATCGTCGCGTGCAGCGCCCCCGAGCCGTCCGACGCGGCCCGCTACGCGGTCACCGCGTGCAGCTCCGAAGGCGCCTGCGCCGCCGGCGAGACCTGCGAGGACGGCCTCTGCCTGCCGACCTGCGGCGAGAGCGACTGCCCGTCGATCGCCGTGTGCCTCGACCACGCGTGTTACGTCGAGGGCGACGGACCCTGCGCGAGCGACGCCGACTGCCCGGCCGAGCAAGCGTGCGTCGCCGGCGCGTGCGCCGCGCTCCCGCCGATCCTCGACTGCGCCGCGACCGACGACTGCCCCGAGGGCAGCGAGTGCGACGACGGCATCTGCGTCGCCACCGAGGTGTGCGTGCAGGCCGAGCTCTGCGGCAACGAGATCGACGACGACTGCAACGGCATCGTGGACGACGGCTGCGCGAGCGAGGAGCCGGGCGCGTGCGTGGCGGCGGAGCTCTGCGGCAACGAGCTCGACGACGACTGCAACGGCATCGTGGACGACGGCTGCGCGAGCGAGGAGCCGGGCGCGTGCGTGGCGGCGGAGCTCTGCGGCAACGAGATCGATGACGACTGCAACGGGATCGTGGACGATGGCTGCTCGAGCGAGGAGCCGGGCGCGTGTGTGGCGGCGGAGCTCTGCGGCAACGAGATCGACGACGACTGCAACGGCATCGTGGACGACGGCTGCGCCCCCTGA